A genomic window from Candidatus Binatia bacterium includes:
- a CDS encoding molybdopterin oxidoreductase family protein: MSTSPVTHLRTCPLCEAMCGLEVTVEGDQVTGIRPDKDDVWSRGYVCPKGPVLGDLHHDPDRLRAPLVRNGDDWKEVGWDEAFETIAERLHPVIEKHGIGAVTAYIGNPTAHNFSLSRYVGAFMPMSTLPIIYSAGTVDQWPKNVSSALMYGGMWSIPVPDIDRTDFFLVMGANPSASQGSLLAAADVLGRMDAIRERGGKIVVIDPRRTGTADHADEWIPIRPGTDAALLAAIVNVLFAEGLVDLGRLAPLTAGLDDVERLCRPFTPERVAATCSISAEAIYGLARDLAQAKTAAVYGRIGTCNQEFGTLASWLVDVVNILTGNFDRPGGAMFSNPVAWSLTSLHPPDQPPGFEFGRWKSRVRGAPEVLGQFPVSCLAEEIATPGEGQIRALITIAGNPVISAPDAGKLDAALPQLDCMVSVDNYLNETTRHADVILPGLSPFEQPHYDELLWAWAVRNAANYSGAIFPPEPGRLAEWETLLKLAAVISGAKPAEVDPHVLDDLYFGGLVGVVAANEKSRIAGRDANEIVAMTDGNGPDRLLDFSIRSGPFGDLYGRNPDGLTLAKVRDQPHGIDMGALEPRVEEILRTPSGKIELAPAYITGDLPRLEERLAREDHGLVLVSRRHLRSNNSWMHNLEKLVRGRDRCTLLIHPDDAARAGVAEGDQARVSSKAGSIEAPVEVSDEMMPGVVCLPHGWGHDRSGIQMDVAARHAGVNNNLLAPGDLIDVPSGNAIVNGIPVEVTPA, translated from the coding sequence ATGAGCACCTCACCCGTCACGCACCTCCGCACCTGCCCTCTGTGCGAGGCCATGTGCGGTCTCGAAGTCACGGTCGAGGGCGACCAAGTCACGGGAATTCGCCCCGACAAGGACGACGTTTGGAGTCGAGGATACGTCTGCCCGAAGGGCCCCGTCCTCGGCGATCTTCACCACGATCCCGATCGACTCCGCGCACCGCTCGTCCGCAACGGTGACGACTGGAAGGAGGTCGGGTGGGACGAGGCGTTCGAGACCATCGCCGAACGCCTCCATCCGGTGATCGAGAAGCACGGGATCGGCGCCGTCACGGCGTACATCGGGAATCCGACCGCGCACAACTTCTCGCTCTCGCGCTACGTCGGCGCCTTCATGCCGATGTCGACCCTGCCCATCATCTACTCGGCAGGCACCGTCGACCAGTGGCCGAAGAACGTTTCGAGCGCTCTCATGTACGGCGGCATGTGGAGCATCCCGGTGCCCGACATCGATCGCACCGACTTCTTCCTGGTTATGGGAGCGAACCCGAGCGCCTCTCAAGGGAGCCTGCTCGCCGCCGCGGACGTGCTCGGGCGCATGGACGCGATTCGAGAGCGCGGAGGCAAGATCGTCGTGATCGACCCCCGGCGAACCGGGACCGCGGACCACGCGGACGAGTGGATCCCGATCCGACCCGGAACCGACGCGGCGTTGCTCGCGGCCATCGTGAATGTGCTTTTCGCCGAAGGACTCGTCGACCTCGGGCGACTCGCGCCCCTCACCGCCGGCCTGGACGACGTCGAGCGCCTCTGTCGTCCGTTCACACCCGAACGCGTCGCAGCGACCTGTTCGATCTCCGCCGAAGCGATCTACGGACTCGCGCGCGACCTCGCCCAGGCGAAGACGGCCGCCGTCTACGGCAGGATCGGAACCTGCAACCAGGAGTTCGGCACACTCGCCTCTTGGCTCGTCGACGTCGTGAACATCCTCACGGGCAACTTCGATCGCCCCGGCGGTGCAATGTTCTCGAACCCGGTCGCCTGGTCACTCACAAGCCTGCATCCACCCGACCAACCGCCCGGCTTCGAGTTCGGCCGGTGGAAGAGCCGCGTGCGCGGTGCCCCCGAAGTGCTTGGCCAATTCCCGGTGTCGTGCCTCGCCGAGGAGATCGCCACCCCGGGCGAAGGGCAGATCCGAGCCTTGATCACGATCGCCGGAAACCCCGTGATCAGCGCGCCCGACGCGGGCAAGCTCGACGCCGCCCTGCCTCAGCTCGACTGCATGGTGTCCGTCGACAACTACCTGAACGAGACGACCCGACACGCCGACGTGATCCTCCCGGGGCTCTCACCGTTCGAGCAGCCGCACTACGACGAGCTCCTTTGGGCGTGGGCGGTCCGGAATGCCGCGAACTACTCGGGTGCGATCTTCCCACCTGAACCGGGGCGCCTTGCCGAGTGGGAGACGCTGCTCAAACTCGCCGCCGTGATCTCGGGGGCGAAACCCGCCGAGGTCGATCCGCACGTCCTGGACGATCTCTATTTCGGCGGCCTGGTCGGCGTCGTCGCCGCGAACGAGAAGTCGAGGATCGCCGGCCGCGATGCAAACGAGATCGTCGCCATGACCGACGGGAACGGTCCCGACCGCTTGCTCGACTTCTCGATCCGCTCGGGACCCTTTGGGGATCTCTACGGGCGGAATCCCGACGGGCTCACCCTGGCGAAGGTTCGAGACCAACCGCACGGCATCGACATGGGCGCGCTCGAGCCAAGGGTCGAGGAGATCCTCCGAACGCCATCGGGGAAGATCGAGCTCGCGCCTGCGTACATCACCGGCGACCTACCGCGACTCGAGGAGCGGCTCGCCCGCGAGGACCATGGGCTGGTCCTCGTGAGCCGCCGCCACCTTCGGTCCAACAACTCTTGGATGCACAATCTCGAGAAGCTCGTTCGGGGCCGCGACCGCTGCACTCTCCTGATCCACCCCGACGATGCCGCCCGCGCCGGCGTGGCCGAAGGCGACCAGGCGCGCGTGTCGTCCAAGGCCGGATCGATCGAGGCACCGGTGGAGGTCAGCGACGAGATGATGCCGGGAGTCGTTTGTCTCCCGCACGGGTGGGGCCACGACCGCAGCGGCATTCAAATGGACGTCGCGGCCCGACACGCCGGGGTGAACAACAACCTACTTGCACCTGGTGACCTGATCGACGTGCCATCGGGGAACGCGATCGTAAACGGAATTCCGGTTGAGGTGACGCCCGCCTGA